One part of the Sporomusaceae bacterium genome encodes these proteins:
- the sigZ gene encoding RNA polymerase sigma factor SigZ — translation MSGTANLFTEEFMHSLKNFIAKRIANPHDAEDVLQEIFCRTCRHINTLKEAGKAQTWAFQIARNTINDYYRTRRVAEPLEETSDRATIEPEENGNKEIAGCLPAMVGHLSEKDRLALVLTEYLGLTQKEAAEILGLSLSGTKSRVQRAKRKLKKLLSDCCSLEFDRSGNIVDYKQKEKTNPFCNLS, via the coding sequence ATGAGTGGTACGGCTAACCTGTTTACTGAAGAGTTTATGCATAGCCTTAAAAATTTCATCGCCAAGCGGATAGCAAACCCGCACGACGCAGAAGATGTGCTCCAGGAGATCTTTTGCCGGACCTGCAGGCATATTAATACCCTTAAGGAAGCAGGAAAAGCCCAAACCTGGGCATTTCAGATTGCCCGCAATACTATTAACGACTACTATCGTACCCGCAGGGTAGCCGAGCCGCTTGAAGAGACCTCTGATCGCGCAACGATCGAGCCTGAAGAGAATGGCAATAAGGAGATTGCAGGGTGCTTGCCGGCAATGGTCGGTCATCTTTCTGAAAAGGACCGGCTGGCTTTAGTGCTGACTGAGTATCTGGGTTTGACGCAGAAGGAAGCGGCAGAAATCCTGGGCTTGTCTCTGTCGGGCACAAAATCGCGCGTCCAGAGGGCCAAAAGAAAATTGAAGAAACTGCTTTCTGATTGCTGCAGCCTTGAATTTGACCGTAGTGGAAACATTGTGGATTACAAGCAGAAGGAAAAGACTAACCCTTTTTGCAATTTGTCGTGA